One window of the Saccopteryx bilineata isolate mSacBil1 chromosome 2, mSacBil1_pri_phased_curated, whole genome shotgun sequence genome contains the following:
- the NDUFB6 gene encoding NADH dehydrogenase [ubiquinone] 1 beta subcomplex subunit 6 has translation MTGYTPDEKLRLQQLRELRRRWLKDQELSPREPVLPPQRVWPTERFWNKFLQDQAPWKNLIYKTYRHSILVFTHVLIPAWIVHYYFKYHVNTKPYAVVERKPRIFPGDTILETGEVIPPMKEFPDQHH, from the exons ATGACAGGGTACACGCCAGACGAGAAACTGCGGCTGCAGCAGCTGCGAGAACTGAGAAGGCGATGGCTGAAGGACCAGGAGCTAAGCCCCCGAGAGCCGGTGCTGCCCCCTCAGAGGGTGTGGCCTACGGAGAGGTTCTGGAATAAATTTCTGCAGGACCAGGCCCCCTGGAAGAACCTG ATCTATAAGACATACCGACACAGTATCCTTGTTTTCACTCATGTACTTATACCTGCCTGGATTgttcattattatttcaaatatcaTGTGAAT ACAAAACCATATGCCGTTGTTGAAAGGAAGCCCAGAATATTCCCA GGTGATACAATTTTGGAGACTGGAGAAGTAATTCCACCAATGAAAGAATTTCCTGATCAACATCATTga
- the SMIM27 gene encoding LOW QUALITY PROTEIN: small integral membrane protein 27 (The sequence of the model RefSeq protein was modified relative to this genomic sequence to represent the inferred CDS: deleted 1 base in 1 codon) yields MKLVSRRTLDWIYSVLLLAIVLLSWGYIIYASTVAAGRQLRKKYPDKIFGMNENFNSS; encoded by the exons ATGAAGCTAGTGAGTCGCCGCACCCTGGATTGGATTTATTCAGTG TTGCTCCTCGCGATCGTATTACTCTCCTGGGGATATATCATCTATGCCTCAACCGTAGCCGCTGGACGACAGCTAAGGAAGAAATACCCAGACAAAATC TTTGgaatgaatgaaaattttaattcttcttgA
- the TOPORS gene encoding E3 ubiquitin-protein ligase Topors, whose protein sequence is MGSQQPPGSLLSREEGEAAPHPSASEGQRRSRRVRLRGSCRHRPGFLGRRELAPSAPARHSPTLFEVMASAAKEFKMDNFSPKAGTSKLQQTVPADASPDSKCPICLDRFDNVSYLDRCLHKFCFRCVQEWSKNKAECPLCKQPFDSIFHSVRAEDDFKEYTLRPPPYHRDRSVLVYSSNPAMNRRTTTPPDSGVLFEGLGISTRPRDSEIPQFMRHISRRQATTTDERSLRKIQEQDIINFRRTLYRAGARVRNIEDGGRYRDISAEFFRRNPACLHRLVPWLKRELTVLFGAHGSLVNIVQHIIMSNVTRYDLESQAFVSDLRPFLLNRTEHFIHEFISFARSPFNMAAFDQHANYDCPAPSYEEGSHSDSSVITISPDEAETQELDINVATVSRAPWDDETPGPSYSSSEQVRAVMSSLLNSSDSSDEELVTGRATPQIQEVQTNEDLNNDSDSSSSNCVIVGFVKPLAERTPELVELSSDSEDLGSYEKMETMKTQEQEQSYSSGDSDVSRCSSPHSVLGKDEQINKDHCDSGTGIKSKKEEKQSTLLSSPRHLSSSVREDRVYSPYNRRHRRRGRSRSSDSCSQSRSGHDQKNRRKHHGKKRMKRKRSRSRESSRPRSRRDKNRSRTRDSSWSRRSQTLSLSSETTSRSRSHSSDHGKRSRSRTRDHYYLKNNYGSKYKWEYTYYSRNKDRDGYESSYRRRTLSRAHYSRQSSSPEFRIQSFSERTNARKKNNHSERKYYYYERHRSRSLSSNRSKTASTGPDRVRNEKPGGKRKYKTRHLEGTNEVAQPSREFTTKVKESHCQKSSSKLDGNYKNESDSFSDSRSSDRETKHKKRKRRTRSLSVEIVYEGKATDTTRHHKKKKKKHKKKHKKHHGDSASRSPVVITIESDSDKDSDVKEDTEHGHSGPQDPLQSEFLAPLETFETEDIVTIEDEVGVLDKECDITTHNLNNANKTVDNIPLHPASVEQTLDVREESTFAADLENQPSNVSIQTEPAMQLSPRTSLMSVSLGRDYD, encoded by the exons ATG GGGTCGCAGCAGCCGCCAGGGTCTCTGCTGTCTCGCGAGGAGGGTGAAGCAGCCCCGCATCCTTCGGCTTCTGAGGGCCAGCGGAGAAGTCGCCGGGTACGCCTCCGGGGATCCTGCCGTCACCGACCTGGCTTCCTGGGCCGCCGGGAGCTTGCCCCGAGTGCCCCTGCCCGGCATTCGCCGACACTCTTTGAG GTAATGGCATCAGCAGCTAAGGAATTTAAAATGGACAACTTTTCGCCAAAAGCTGGCACTAGCAAATTGCAGCAGACAGTGCCAGCTGATGCATCTCCTGATTCTAAGTGTCCTATTTGCTTGGATAGATTTGATAATGTGTCGTACTTAGACCGCTGTTTACATAAGTTCTGTTTTCGCTGTGTACAGGAGTGGTCCAAAAACAAAGCTGAATGTCCTCTGTGTAAACAGCCCTTTGATTCTATTTTCCATTCTGTAAGGGCAGAAGATGATTTCAAGGAGTACACCCTAAGGCCGCCTCCATATCATCGAGACCGAAGTGTTCTTGTTTATTCATCCAATCCTGCCATGAATAGAAGAACAACAACTCCACCAGATAGTGGTGTGCTCTTTGAAGGATTAGGTATTTCAACAAGACCCAGAGATAGTGAAATTCCTCAATTTATGAGACATATTTCAAGGAGGCAAGCTACTACTACAGATGAAAGATCTTTGCGGAAAATTCAAGAACAGGACATTATAAATTTTAGGCGAACTCTCTATCGAGCTGGTGCTCGTGTTAGAAATATTGAAGATGGTGGTCGCTACAGGGATATTTCAGCTGAATTTTTTCGTAGAAATCCAGCTTGTCTTCACAGATTAGTCCCCTGGTTAAAACGTGAACTTACGGTTCTTTTTGGAGCTCATGGATCTTTAGTGAATATAGTGCAGCACATCATCATGAGTAATGTTACTCGCTATGACTTGGAGAGTCAGGCATTTGTGTCCGATTTGAGGCCATTTTTACTTAATCGGACTGAGCATTTTATACACGAATTTATCAGTTTTGCTCGATCTCCTTTTAACATGGCAGCCTTTGATCAACATGCTAATTATGATTGTCCTGCTCCTTCCTATGAAGAAGGTAGCCATTCTGATTCTTCAGTCATAACAATATCTCCAGATGAAGCTGAAACCCAAGAGCTGGATATTAATGTAGCCACTGTTAGTCGGGCACCATGGGATGATGAAACTCCAGGACCATCTTACTCAAGCTCAGAGCAGGTACGTGCTGTCATGTCTTCCCTTTTAAATTCTTCTGATAGTTCTGATGAAGAACTTGTAACAGGAAGAGCCACGCCTCAGATACAAGAAGTACAAACCAATGAGGACCTAAATAATGACAGTGATTCTTCTTCATCTAATTGTGTCATTGTTGGGTTTGTTAAGCCACTAGCTGAGAGAACCCCAGAACTTGTTGAATTGTCCTCGGATTCTGAGGACTTAGGCTCTTATGAGAAAATGGAGACCATGAAGACACAAGAGCAAGAGCAGTCTTACAGTTCTGGTGATAGTGATGTCAGTAGATGTTCGTCTCCACACTCTGTACTTGGAAAGGatgagcaaataaataaagatcaTTGTGATTCTGGTACAGGAATCAAatcaaagaaggaagagaaacaatctACATTATTATCCTCTCCCAGACACCTGAGCTCATCAGTCAGAGAAGACAGAGTATATTCCCCATATAACCGCAGACACAGAAGGAGGGGAAGATCGAGAAGTTCAGATTCATGTTCCCAGAGTAGAAGTGGGCATGATCAGAAGAATCGTAGAAAGCATCATGGGaagaaaaggatgaaaagaaaacGATCCAGAAGCAGGGAGAGTAGTAGACCTAGAAGTAGACGAGATAAAAATAGATCAAGAACTAGAGATAGTAGTTGGTCGAGAAGAAGCCAGACTCTGTCTCTAAGTAGTGAAACTACAAGCAGATCAAGGTCTCATAGCAGTGATCATGGTAAAAGATCACGGAGTAGAACTAGagatcattattatttaaaaaataactatggaAGCAAATATAAATGGGAATATACTTACTATAGTAGAAATAAGGATAGGGATGGCTATGAATCATCTTACAGGAGGAGGACTCTGTCTAGAGCTCATTATTCCAGACAATCTTCAAGTCCAGAATTTAGAATTCAGTCTTTTTCTGAAAGAACCAatgctaggaaaaaaaataatcacagtgAAAGGAAATATTACTACTATGAAAGGCACAGATCAAGGAGCCTATCTAGTAATAGATCAAAGACTGCATCTACAGGGCCTGACCGTGTAAGAAACGAAAAGCCTGGAGGGAAGCGAAAATACAAAACACGGCACTTGGAGGGTACTAACGAAGTGGCTCAACCATCTCGTGAATTTACTACTAAAGTAAAAGAAAGTCATTGTCAAAAATCTTCATCAAAATTGGATGGAAATTACAAAAATGAGAGTGACAGTTTTTCAGATAGCAGATCAtcagacagagagacaaaacacaagaagaggaaaaggaggactCGGAGCCTAAGTGTAGAGATAGTTTATGAAGGGAAAGCTACTGATACAACTAGacatcataaaaagaaaaagaagaaacataagaAGAAGCATAAGAAACACCATGGAGATAGTGCTTCACGTTCCCCTGTTGTGATTACCATTGAGAGTGATAGTGATAAGGATTCTGATGTAAAGGAGGATACAGAACATGGCCATAGTGGTCCTCAGGACCCTCTACAGAGtgagtttttggctcctttggaAACATTTGAAACTGAAGATATAGTTACAATAGAAGATGAAGTTGGTGTTCTGGACAAAGAATGTGATATTACCACACATAATTTAAATAATGCCAACAAAACTGTAGATAATATTCCACTCCATCCAGCTTCAGTTGAACAAACTCTTGATGTAAGAGAAGAGAGCACCTTTGCTGCTGATTTGGAGAACCAGCCCAGTAATGTCTCTATTCAAACTGAGCCAGCAATGCAGTTGTCTCCACGGACATCATTAATGTCAGTGTCGCTTGGTAGAGACTATGACTAA